Proteins encoded within one genomic window of Sphaerotilus montanus:
- the ruvX gene encoding Holliday junction resolvase RuvX: MTAADTPPARTPLPPSRPHQTFLAFDYGLKRTGVASGNRLLGHGTPLTTVTAEGDARFVKIAALIREWQPDALVVGVPFHPDGAAHDNTRRAQRFARQLQGRFRLPVFEVDERYSTTEVLANGARDADAAAAALLLTQYLDEQERKESR, encoded by the coding sequence ATGACCGCGGCGGACACTCCGCCCGCGCGCACACCGCTGCCGCCGTCCCGCCCGCACCAGACCTTCCTCGCCTTCGATTACGGGCTCAAGCGCACCGGCGTGGCCAGCGGCAACCGCCTGCTCGGCCACGGCACGCCGCTGACCACGGTCACGGCCGAAGGCGACGCGCGCTTCGTGAAGATCGCCGCGTTGATCCGGGAGTGGCAGCCGGATGCGCTGGTGGTCGGCGTGCCCTTCCATCCAGACGGCGCTGCCCACGACAATACCCGCCGCGCCCAGCGCTTCGCCCGCCAACTGCAGGGGCGCTTCCGCCTGCCGGTGTTCGAGGTCGACGAGCGCTACAGCACCACCGAGGTGCTGGCCAATGGAGCGCGCGATGCCGACGCGGCGGCGGCGGCCCTGTTGCTCACGCAATACCTGGACGAACAAGAACGAAAGGAATCCCGATGA
- a CDS encoding YqgE/AlgH family protein yields the protein MSALGRINFTNQFLIAMPGVADDSFAGSVVYLCEHTERGALGLVINKPIDITVSNLFERVDMTLDRPDLADTPVYYGGPVQTERGFVLHDRQADDHAPYTSSLSVPGGLAMTTSRDVLEALSGGEGPKRVLITLGYAGWGAGQLEDEMARNGWLNVDADPAVIFDTPVEQRYHRALALLGVDPAMLSQDAGHA from the coding sequence ATGTCCGCCCTTGGTCGTATCAACTTCACCAACCAGTTCCTGATCGCCATGCCCGGCGTGGCGGACGACAGCTTTGCCGGCTCGGTCGTCTACCTGTGCGAGCACACCGAACGCGGTGCGCTGGGCCTGGTGATCAACAAACCGATCGACATCACGGTCAGCAACCTGTTCGAGCGCGTGGACATGACGCTCGACCGCCCGGACCTGGCCGATACACCGGTGTACTACGGCGGCCCGGTGCAGACCGAACGCGGTTTCGTGCTCCACGACCGCCAGGCCGACGACCACGCGCCCTACACCTCCTCGCTCTCGGTCCCCGGCGGACTGGCGATGACGACCAGCCGCGACGTGCTCGAAGCGCTGTCGGGCGGCGAAGGCCCGAAGCGGGTGCTGATCACGCTGGGCTATGCCGGCTGGGGCGCCGGGCAGCTCGAAGACGAGATGGCGCGCAACGGCTGGCTCAATGTCGACGCCGATCCCGCCGTCATCTTCGATACGCCCGTCGAGCAGCGCTACCACCGTGCGCTGGCGCTGCTGGGGGTCGATCCGGCGATGCTGTCGCAAGACGCAGGACACGCATGA
- a CDS encoding cryptochrome/photolyase family protein — translation MHSLLPPPPRLDPVDRALVWFRRDLRLDDHAALHRALRHARQVWCVFVFDTTILDSLPRADRRVEFIWHSVEELDRLLRERGGGLLVRHGDPRSEIPALARALHVQAVHVNRDYEPAAVARDAKVRGALAEAGISFLSWKDQVVFEHEEVMTAGGTPFSVFTPYKNAWLKKLDPFYLKAYPVERHAHALVAPPAALERGLPRLSDLDFLPTDMATRLHPGASGGAHLLLDFLERIDHYEDTRNFPAVKGPSYLSVHLRFGTVSIRQLARLAHERMVGGSRGAEVWLSELIWRDFYFQILHHHPRVVGHCFKPDYDAVKWDHGHHADALFAAWCEGRTGYPLVDAAMRQLNQTGYMHNRLRMVAASFLTKHLGIDWRRGEAYFALHLNDFDLAANNGGWQWAASTGCDAQPYFRIFNPMTQSRKFDPAGRFIRRYVPEIAGLNDDEIHAPWEAKPMERLAAGVELGKTYPAPVVVHEEARAKTLERFDALKKAR, via the coding sequence ATGCACAGCCTGCTCCCGCCCCCTCCCCGCCTTGACCCCGTGGACCGCGCCCTGGTCTGGTTCCGCCGTGACCTGCGCCTCGACGACCATGCCGCGCTGCACCGCGCCCTGCGCCACGCGCGGCAGGTCTGGTGCGTCTTCGTCTTCGACACGACCATCCTCGACAGCCTGCCCCGCGCAGACCGGCGTGTCGAGTTCATCTGGCACAGCGTGGAAGAACTCGACCGGCTGCTGCGCGAGCGCGGCGGCGGCCTGCTGGTGCGCCATGGCGATCCGCGCAGCGAGATCCCGGCGCTGGCGCGGGCGCTGCACGTGCAGGCCGTGCACGTCAACCGCGACTACGAGCCGGCCGCAGTCGCGCGCGACGCCAAGGTGCGCGGCGCGTTGGCGGAAGCCGGCATCTCCTTCCTGAGCTGGAAGGACCAGGTCGTCTTCGAGCACGAGGAAGTGATGACCGCCGGGGGCACGCCCTTCTCGGTCTTCACGCCCTACAAGAACGCCTGGCTGAAGAAGCTCGATCCGTTCTACCTGAAGGCCTACCCGGTCGAGCGCCACGCCCACGCGCTGGTTGCGCCACCCGCCGCGCTGGAGCGGGGGCTGCCGCGGCTGTCGGACCTGGATTTCCTGCCCACCGACATGGCCACCCGGCTGCACCCGGGGGCCAGCGGCGGCGCGCACCTGCTGCTCGACTTCCTGGAGCGCATCGACCACTACGAGGACACCCGCAACTTCCCCGCCGTGAAAGGCCCGAGCTACCTGAGCGTGCACCTGCGCTTCGGCACCGTCTCGATCCGCCAGCTGGCGCGGCTCGCGCACGAGCGCATGGTCGGCGGCTCGCGGGGGGCCGAGGTCTGGCTGTCCGAGCTGATCTGGCGCGATTTCTATTTCCAGATCCTGCACCACCACCCGCGCGTGGTCGGCCACTGCTTCAAGCCCGACTACGACGCCGTCAAATGGGACCACGGCCACCACGCCGACGCCTTGTTCGCCGCCTGGTGCGAAGGCCGCACCGGCTACCCCCTCGTGGACGCCGCGATGCGCCAGCTCAACCAGACCGGCTACATGCACAACCGGCTGCGCATGGTCGCAGCGAGTTTCCTCACGAAGCACCTCGGCATCGACTGGCGGCGCGGCGAAGCGTATTTCGCGCTGCACCTCAACGACTTCGATCTGGCCGCCAACAACGGCGGCTGGCAATGGGCAGCCTCGACCGGCTGCGACGCGCAACCGTATTTCCGCATCTTCAATCCGATGACGCAGAGCCGGAAGTTCGACCCGGCCGGGCGCTTCATCCGCCGCTATGTGCCGGAGATCGCCGGGCTGAACGACGACGAGATCCACGCGCCGTGGGAGGCCAAGCCGATGGAGCGGCTGGCGGCGGGGGTGGAACTGGGGAAGACCTATCCGGCGCCGGTGGTCGTGCATGAGGAGGCGCGGGCGAAGACGCTGGAGCGGTTCGACGCCCTCAAGAAAGCCCGCTGA
- a CDS encoding GGDEF domain-containing protein — translation MPSTTPDLLDTLLAMTRSRERVEVDALLLTALAVRTAAIRVRLWRVKGEAGQPRHWVLCGEHHQGQDRAAPVEHLGDAARIPVPWHALPDLVRCADARAVVARPQADASGWHTGLPLLLDTDIEGLIELDSVQPLDAPALEAAERLLQGHRNVLGLLDYSERDTLTRLLNRKRFDTAFMQATVAEARRIYGVPDEASDPQDRRAVPVVRRHWLGVVDIDHFKLVNDRFGHIVGDEVLSMVARIMTSVFRFDDQLYRFGGEEFVVLLTARDEAGARKAFERFRLAIEGCAFPAIGRVTVSIGFSDVRPGDTPQACFDRADKAVYHGKTHGRNQIHSHEVLVEQGLIEDTSHCGDIELF, via the coding sequence ATGCCATCGACCACCCCTGATCTGCTCGATACCCTGCTGGCGATGACCCGGAGCCGCGAGCGGGTCGAAGTCGACGCGCTGCTGCTCACGGCACTGGCCGTGCGGACCGCAGCGATCCGCGTGCGGCTCTGGCGCGTCAAGGGGGAGGCGGGCCAGCCGCGCCACTGGGTTCTCTGTGGCGAGCACCACCAGGGCCAGGACCGTGCCGCCCCGGTCGAGCACCTCGGCGATGCGGCGCGCATTCCCGTGCCGTGGCACGCGCTGCCGGATCTGGTCCGCTGTGCCGACGCGCGGGCCGTGGTGGCGCGACCGCAGGCCGATGCCTCCGGCTGGCACACCGGCCTGCCGCTGCTGCTCGACACCGACATCGAGGGCCTGATCGAGCTCGACAGCGTGCAGCCGCTCGACGCACCCGCGCTGGAAGCCGCCGAGCGCCTGCTGCAGGGCCACCGCAACGTGCTCGGCCTGCTCGACTACAGCGAGCGCGACACGCTGACCCGGCTGCTCAACCGCAAGCGCTTCGACACCGCCTTCATGCAGGCCACGGTCGCCGAGGCGCGGCGCATCTACGGGGTGCCCGACGAAGCCTCCGATCCGCAGGACCGCCGCGCCGTCCCGGTGGTGCGCCGCCACTGGCTGGGCGTGGTCGACATCGACCATTTCAAGCTCGTCAACGACCGCTTCGGCCACATCGTCGGCGACGAGGTGCTGTCCATGGTGGCGCGCATCATGACCAGCGTGTTCCGCTTCGACGACCAGCTCTACCGCTTCGGTGGCGAGGAGTTCGTCGTGCTGCTGACCGCCCGCGACGAGGCCGGCGCCCGCAAGGCCTTCGAGCGCTTCCGGCTGGCCATCGAGGGCTGCGCGTTCCCGGCGATCGGCCGCGTCACCGTCAGTATCGGCTTCAGCGACGTGCGCCCCGGTGACACGCCGCAGGCCTGCTTCGACCGCGCCGACAAGGCTGTCTACCACGGCAAGACCCATGGCCGGAACCAGATCCACTCCCACGAGGTGCTGGTCGAGCAGGGGCTGATCGAGGACACGAGCCACTGCGGGGACATCGAGCTGTTCTGA
- a CDS encoding hybrid sensor histidine kinase/response regulator, which yields MDQHHTAVTDDLSALAWVLEELRKTLEAAHKSLRRYLREVGAAAGSDLDDVEPAVLRTARQHIHQGVGALELVNLPEGALLLRSAEQLVQRFVARPQRLDAAGVEAIEKASQALLDYLAQKLAGKPVQAVGLFPQWRVLLELNSAERIHPADLWAHDWRLREVPDTTGSVAHPADAAMLASIERALLGLMRQNTPAAAVALSRDCARLAQAAAGAEEATLWRLASAFFQAWSLGLLPPDMFLKRTASRVMAQLRSRLKGEEGFSERLAQDLLFYCARAWPQPGVQAPMLGAVHAAYDLVPLTPVDYNTPLYGRSDPAQVQQTRKRVKAAKDAWSLVSSPEAFRDPHRGVPLLDVFTLVGESISRLYEDGGQLARALLAAATAVVRANRPPGPELGMEVATSLLYLEAALDEADVDRNGHADHAVRLAERIDRVTAGQHSQPLEPWMEALYRRVSERLTLGSVVQELRATLGEVEQQIDQFFRSPQESGLLAGVPGLLGSMRGVLSVLGVDAAIETLHRMREDVEHLLHSEHLPQEARTLSAFQRLAANLGALGFLIDMLNVQPVVAKSLFQFDPLLGVLSPVMGRSAVSADVISRAEAIADAVQHDEVSLDAVAADLRALQDDAQVTALPALAAHLSAARFAIDHDHDEGRAQVLQVMQDFVATATAPLGLDPLGPPLTARPPAPGPLDMPVFQPTGLEDDDEMREVFLEEAREVVVEGLAALDALSQTPGNLPLLTHLRRAFHTLKGSARMVGFNAFGEAAWSCEQLYNHWLAEQTPASPELRTFTGDALRYFEGWTEAIARRDAADFLPEPIMASAEALRHAGELMRVCLPGVSSPPVPSPTISRSGGLSDAGLVDLEVPLDEPARPLMEPLQATRPMELGGAMWRASAPAPAPVQDDLTMLIDLPLDFSAPAVDVSFDDFELPAGPVERIEVETSGLDDEHHSWRAPLQTSTTSEHATLSGPLPEADLARPAELPPQIEPLDLDVGEVPAPPPVPAPAQQTADVIDLDGVRAQIAADVLRAAQPDRQGDDDQIKVIGPLRLQIPLFNIYLNEADEVSRRLGTELTLWAMELPRPLGEEAVALAHTLAGNSATVGFTELAQLARALEHALDQVLALQAVGPVDPSEAELFVMASDDVRRLLHQFAAGFLQVASPLVSERLQAWSQAAQQRLTRTAGSLDTEAPAPVPASIPLAAPVAAPGPVTTTAAATIVLDHAFDADIDQVDQVDADLFPIFSEEAQELLPRLESQVVAWLQNPGHAGAPTACMRTLHTFKGSARLAGAMRLGELAHRFESAIEALLAGRVEAQVAGLSVLAQRADALLAAFEALRERQSTPLSTVVVAPWAQTTLAPPRPLAVETRVPAPPAPGAAQRAATAPPVALPADTAGTIDWSRFTVPPAGVPVTPAERVVLNPQPVRVRAALLDRLVNLAGEVSITRSRLDAEVGHIRSSLGDLTDNLERLSRQLHDVTLQADTQLESRREAARAAAQEFDSLELDRYTRLQELTRMMAESVNDVATVRSALQRTLQTAEDELAVQARLTRELQGDLLRTRMVEFESLSERLYRVVRLAAKEVGKQVRFDIVGGGVEVDRGVLDRMTAAFEHLLRNGVTHGIESPEQRAAAGKDPVGRITMSLVQEGNEVCVELRDDGAGLDLGRIHERAVAMGLIPGGVVVADAVLTDLIFAPGLSTAAVLSEVAGRGVGMDVVKSDVQSLGGRIEIRSETGRGTCFKLVLPLTTVVTQVVILRAGTRSIAVPSNLIELVQRTPAERVEQAYHEGHYLYGGQPLPFYWLGALLDSPGRSLEMSGRTLPVVIVRSAQQRVALHVDDVLGNHEVVVKNLGAQLARVPGLAGMTLLASGAVALIYNPVALAAVYGVQAQRLMQVAALKGPDDAAPVELARPAPLVLVVDDSLTVRRITKRLLEREGYRVALAKDGLEALDLLAGERPVVVLSDIEMPRMDGFDLLRNIRSDSALTGLPVVMITSRIASKHRDLALELGASHYLGKPYSEDELLRLIASHAGALPGPSS from the coding sequence ATGGACCAGCACCACACCGCCGTGACCGATGACCTCAGCGCCCTTGCCTGGGTGCTGGAGGAGCTCCGCAAGACGCTGGAGGCGGCGCACAAGTCGCTGCGCCGCTACCTGCGCGAGGTCGGCGCGGCCGCGGGCTCGGACCTGGACGATGTCGAGCCGGCTGTCCTGCGCACGGCCCGCCAGCACATCCACCAGGGCGTGGGTGCGCTGGAGCTGGTCAATCTGCCCGAAGGAGCGCTGTTGCTGCGCTCGGCCGAACAGCTGGTGCAGCGCTTTGTCGCCAGGCCGCAGCGGCTGGATGCCGCCGGGGTCGAGGCGATCGAGAAGGCCTCGCAGGCGCTGCTGGACTATCTGGCGCAGAAGCTCGCCGGCAAGCCGGTGCAGGCCGTGGGGCTGTTTCCGCAGTGGCGCGTGCTGCTGGAGCTGAACAGCGCCGAGCGCATCCATCCGGCCGACCTGTGGGCGCACGACTGGCGCCTGCGCGAGGTGCCGGACACGACCGGCAGCGTGGCGCACCCGGCCGATGCGGCGATGCTCGCCAGCATCGAGCGGGCGCTGCTCGGGCTGATGCGCCAGAACACGCCGGCCGCGGCCGTCGCGCTGTCCCGCGACTGCGCGCGCCTGGCCCAGGCCGCCGCCGGAGCCGAGGAGGCCACGCTGTGGCGGCTGGCGAGTGCGTTCTTCCAGGCCTGGTCGCTCGGGCTGCTGCCGCCGGACATGTTCCTCAAGCGCACGGCGTCCCGCGTCATGGCGCAGCTGCGCAGCCGCCTCAAGGGCGAGGAGGGCTTCTCGGAGCGGCTGGCGCAGGACCTGCTGTTCTATTGCGCCCGCGCCTGGCCGCAGCCCGGCGTGCAGGCGCCGATGCTCGGGGCGGTGCACGCCGCCTACGACCTCGTGCCGCTGACACCGGTCGACTACAACACGCCGCTCTACGGCCGCAGCGACCCGGCGCAGGTCCAGCAGACCCGCAAGCGTGTGAAAGCGGCCAAGGACGCCTGGAGCCTGGTGTCGTCGCCCGAGGCCTTCCGCGATCCGCACCGGGGGGTGCCGCTGCTCGACGTGTTCACGCTGGTCGGCGAGTCGATCAGCCGCCTCTATGAAGATGGCGGTCAGCTCGCGCGGGCGCTGCTCGCGGCCGCCACGGCGGTCGTGCGCGCCAACCGGCCGCCCGGCCCCGAACTGGGCATGGAGGTCGCCACCAGCCTGCTCTATCTGGAAGCCGCGCTTGACGAAGCCGATGTCGACCGCAATGGCCACGCCGACCATGCCGTCCGCCTGGCCGAACGCATCGACCGGGTGACCGCCGGACAGCACTCGCAGCCGCTGGAGCCGTGGATGGAGGCGCTCTACCGCCGTGTCAGCGAGCGCCTGACGCTCGGCAGCGTGGTGCAGGAGCTGCGCGCGACGCTGGGCGAGGTCGAGCAGCAGATCGACCAGTTCTTCCGCAGCCCGCAGGAAAGCGGCTTGCTCGCCGGCGTGCCGGGCCTGCTCGGCTCGATGCGCGGCGTGCTGTCGGTGCTGGGCGTCGATGCGGCCATCGAGACGCTGCACCGCATGCGCGAGGACGTCGAGCACCTGCTGCACAGCGAACACCTGCCGCAGGAGGCCCGCACGCTGAGCGCCTTCCAGCGTCTGGCCGCCAATCTGGGTGCGCTGGGCTTCCTGATCGACATGCTGAACGTGCAGCCGGTCGTCGCCAAGTCGCTGTTCCAGTTCGACCCGCTGCTGGGTGTGCTGTCGCCGGTGATGGGCCGCTCGGCGGTCTCGGCCGACGTGATCAGCCGCGCCGAGGCGATCGCCGACGCCGTGCAGCACGACGAAGTCTCGCTGGACGCGGTCGCGGCCGACCTGCGGGCGCTGCAGGACGATGCCCAGGTCACCGCGCTGCCGGCGCTGGCGGCCCACCTCAGCGCCGCCCGCTTCGCCATCGACCACGACCACGACGAGGGCCGCGCACAGGTGCTGCAGGTGATGCAGGACTTTGTCGCGACCGCCACGGCGCCGCTCGGCCTCGATCCGCTCGGCCCGCCGCTGACCGCGCGGCCGCCGGCACCGGGCCCGCTCGACATGCCGGTCTTCCAGCCCACCGGACTGGAAGACGACGACGAGATGCGCGAGGTCTTCCTCGAGGAGGCCCGCGAGGTGGTGGTGGAAGGTCTGGCGGCGCTCGACGCGCTGTCGCAGACGCCCGGCAACCTGCCGCTGCTCACGCACCTGCGCCGCGCCTTCCACACGCTCAAGGGCAGCGCGCGCATGGTCGGCTTCAATGCCTTCGGCGAGGCGGCCTGGTCGTGCGAGCAGCTCTACAACCACTGGCTGGCCGAACAGACGCCTGCCAGTCCCGAGCTGCGCACCTTCACCGGCGACGCGCTGCGCTATTTCGAGGGCTGGACCGAGGCGATCGCCCGCCGGGATGCGGCCGACTTCCTGCCCGAGCCGATCATGGCCAGTGCCGAGGCGCTGCGCCATGCTGGCGAGCTGATGCGGGTGTGTCTGCCGGGGGTTTCGTCGCCGCCCGTGCCGTCGCCGACGATCTCGCGGTCTGGCGGGCTGTCCGACGCCGGACTGGTCGATCTGGAAGTGCCGCTGGATGAACCGGCCCGGCCACTGATGGAGCCGCTGCAGGCGACCCGTCCGATGGAGCTGGGGGGCGCCATGTGGCGTGCGTCCGCGCCCGCACCGGCTCCGGTGCAGGACGACTTGACGATGCTCATCGACCTGCCGCTGGACTTCAGTGCCCCGGCGGTGGATGTCTCGTTCGACGACTTCGAGCTCCCTGCGGGTCCGGTCGAGCGCATCGAGGTCGAGACCTCCGGTCTGGACGATGAACACCACAGCTGGCGCGCGCCGCTGCAGACCAGCACCACCTCGGAACACGCCACGCTGAGCGGCCCGCTGCCCGAGGCGGATCTGGCCCGCCCGGCCGAACTCCCGCCCCAGATCGAGCCGCTGGACCTCGATGTGGGCGAGGTACCGGCTCCGCCCCCGGTGCCAGCGCCAGCGCAGCAGACCGCCGACGTGATCGACCTGGACGGCGTGCGGGCCCAGATCGCCGCCGATGTGCTGCGCGCCGCGCAGCCCGACCGGCAGGGCGACGACGACCAGATCAAGGTCATCGGCCCGCTGCGGCTGCAGATTCCGCTGTTCAACATCTACCTCAACGAGGCCGACGAGGTCTCGCGCCGCCTGGGTACCGAACTCACGCTGTGGGCGATGGAGCTGCCGCGTCCGCTTGGCGAGGAGGCCGTGGCGCTGGCCCACACGCTGGCCGGCAACTCGGCGACCGTCGGCTTCACCGAACTGGCGCAACTGGCGCGCGCGCTGGAACATGCGCTGGACCAGGTGCTGGCGCTGCAGGCCGTCGGTCCGGTCGACCCGTCCGAGGCGGAGCTGTTCGTGATGGCCAGCGATGACGTCCGCCGTCTGCTCCACCAGTTCGCGGCCGGTTTCCTGCAGGTGGCCTCCCCGCTGGTCAGCGAGCGGCTGCAGGCCTGGAGCCAGGCGGCCCAGCAGCGTCTGACCAGGACCGCGGGGTCCCTCGACACCGAGGCGCCCGCGCCGGTCCCGGCCTCCATCCCGCTGGCTGCGCCCGTCGCCGCCCCGGGGCCGGTGACGACCACCGCTGCCGCCACGATCGTGCTCGACCATGCCTTCGATGCCGACATCGACCAGGTCGACCAGGTCGATGCCGACCTGTTCCCGATCTTCTCCGAGGAGGCGCAGGAGTTGCTGCCGCGGCTGGAGTCGCAGGTGGTGGCCTGGCTGCAGAATCCCGGCCATGCCGGTGCACCGACCGCGTGCATGCGCACGCTGCACACCTTCAAGGGCAGCGCCCGCCTGGCCGGCGCGATGCGTCTGGGCGAGCTGGCGCACCGGTTCGAGTCCGCGATCGAGGCGCTGCTGGCAGGGCGCGTGGAGGCGCAGGTTGCCGGCTTGTCGGTGCTGGCGCAGCGGGCCGATGCGCTGCTCGCCGCCTTCGAGGCGCTGCGCGAGCGCCAGTCCACACCGCTGTCCACGGTGGTGGTCGCTCCCTGGGCCCAGACCACGCTGGCGCCGCCCCGGCCGCTGGCGGTCGAGACGCGGGTGCCCGCGCCTCCCGCACCAGGCGCTGCCCAGCGCGCAGCGACGGCTCCCCCGGTGGCGCTGCCAGCCGACACTGCCGGCACGATCGACTGGTCGCGCTTCACCGTGCCACCGGCTGGTGTGCCGGTCACGCCGGCCGAGCGTGTCGTGCTCAACCCGCAGCCGGTGCGCGTGCGCGCGGCGCTGCTGGACCGGCTGGTCAACCTGGCCGGCGAGGTCAGCATCACCCGCTCGCGGCTGGATGCCGAAGTCGGCCACATCCGCAGCTCGCTGGGTGACCTGACCGACAACCTGGAGCGCCTGAGCCGGCAGCTGCACGACGTGACGCTGCAGGCCGACACCCAGCTCGAATCGCGCCGCGAGGCCGCCCGCGCGGCGGCGCAGGAATTCGACTCGCTCGAACTCGATCGCTACACCCGGCTGCAGGAGCTGACGCGGATGATGGCCGAGTCGGTCAACGACGTGGCCACCGTGCGCAGCGCCCTGCAGCGCACCCTGCAGACCGCCGAAGACGAACTCGCCGTCCAGGCCCGCCTGACCCGCGAACTGCAGGGCGACCTGCTGCGCACGCGCATGGTCGAGTTCGAGAGCCTGTCCGAGCGGCTCTACCGCGTCGTGCGGCTGGCGGCCAAGGAGGTCGGCAAGCAGGTGCGTTTCGACATCGTCGGTGGTGGCGTCGAGGTCGATCGCGGCGTGCTCGACCGCATGACCGCCGCGTTCGAGCACCTGCTGCGCAACGGCGTGACCCACGGCATCGAGTCGCCCGAGCAGCGGGCCGCCGCGGGCAAGGATCCTGTGGGCCGCATCACGATGTCGCTGGTGCAGGAGGGCAACGAGGTCTGCGTCGAACTCCGCGACGACGGTGCCGGGCTCGACCTGGGCCGCATCCACGAACGCGCGGTCGCGATGGGGCTGATCCCCGGCGGGGTCGTCGTGGCGGATGCGGTGCTGACGGACCTGATCTTCGCCCCCGGCCTGTCCACGGCGGCCGTGCTGTCCGAGGTGGCCGGGCGCGGGGTCGGCATGGACGTGGTCAAGTCCGACGTGCAGTCGCTGGGCGGGCGCATCGAGATCCGCTCCGAGACCGGCCGCGGCACCTGCTTCAAGCTGGTGCTGCCGCTGACGACCGTGGTGACGCAGGTCGTGATCCTGCGCGCGGGCACGCGCTCGATCGCCGTGCCGTCCAACCTGATCGAACTGGTGCAGCGCACGCCGGCCGAGCGGGTCGAGCAGGCCTACCACGAGGGGCATTACCTCTATGGCGGGCAGCCGCTGCCGTTCTACTGGCTCGGCGCGCTGCTCGACAGCCCCGGCCGCAGCCTGGAGATGAGCGGGCGCACGCTGCCGGTGGTGATCGTGCGCTCGGCGCAGCAGCGCGTGGCGCTGCATGTCGACGACGTGCTTGGCAACCACGAAGTGGTGGTGAAGAACCTGGGCGCGCAGCTGGCGCGGGTGCCGGGGCTGGCGGGCATGACGCTGCTGGCCTCGGGTGCGGTGGCGCTGATCTACAACCCGGTCGCGCTGGCGGCGGTCTACGGCGTGCAGGCGCAGCGGCTGATGCAGGTCGCCGCGCTGAAGGGCCCGGACGATGCCGCGCCGGTCGAGCTGGCCAGGCCGGCGCCGCTGGTGCTGGTGGTGGACGACTCGCTCACCGTGCGCCGCATCACCAAGCGCCTGCTGGAGCGTGAAGGCTACCGCGTGGCGCTGGCCAAGGACGGCCTGGAGGCGCTCGACCTGCTGGCGGGCGAGCGGCCGGTGGTCGTGCTCTCCGACATCGAGATGCCGCGCATGGACGGCTTCGACCTGCTGCGCAACATCCGCAGCGACAGTGCGCTGACGGGGTTGCCGGTGGTGATGATCACCTCGCGCATCGCCAGCAAGCACCGGGATCTGGCGCTCGAACTCGGCGCCAGCCACTACCTCGGCAAGCCCTACAGCGAGGACGAGCTGCTGCGGCTGATCGCGTCCCACGCCGGGGCCTTGCCCGGCCCCTCTTCCTGA